The Clostridiaceae bacterium HFYG-1003 genome includes a window with the following:
- a CDS encoding phage replisome organizer N-terminal domain-containing protein, producing the protein MADNRKYYYLKLKESYFDDDAIVLLESMQDGVIYSNILLKLYLKSLKNGGKLQLDENIPYTAQMIATITRQQVGTVERALKIFMKLGLVEPLPSGALYMSNIELLIGQSSTEGERKRRARLALQEQKALPQTGADKCPPYRADICPPEIEIEKEIDIEIEKERELETGHPAPAAYGRYHNVILSDTELDGLKTELPGKWEYYIDRLSCHIASSGRKYKSHAATIFKWAQEDAAKKAPKKGIPDYTCKEGESL; encoded by the coding sequence ATGGCAGATAACCGCAAATATTACTACCTCAAGCTGAAAGAGAGCTATTTTGACGATGATGCAATCGTTCTGCTGGAAAGTATGCAGGACGGCGTTATCTATTCCAACATTCTCTTGAAGCTGTACTTGAAATCGCTGAAAAACGGCGGGAAATTGCAGCTTGACGAGAATATCCCCTACACCGCCCAGATGATTGCGACCATTACCCGCCAGCAGGTAGGTACCGTAGAGAGAGCTTTGAAAATCTTTATGAAGCTGGGGCTTGTGGAGCCTTTGCCAAGCGGCGCACTCTACATGAGCAACATTGAGCTTTTAATCGGCCAGTCCTCTACCGAGGGGGAGCGCAAGCGCAGGGCGCGGCTGGCTTTGCAGGAACAAAAAGCCCTGCCGCAGACAGGGGCGGACAAATGTCCACCATATCGAGCGGACATTTGTCCACCAGAGATAGAGATAGAGAAAGAGATAGATATAGAAATAGAAAAAGAGAGAGAGTTAGAAACGGGACACCCCGCCCCCGCCGCCTATGGCAGATACCACAATGTCATTCTTTCCGATACGGAGCTTGACGGGCTGAAAACAGAGCTTCCCGGCAAGTGGGAGTATTACATTGACCGCCTATCCTGCCATATCGCTTCCAGCGGGAGGAAATACAAGAGCCATGCAGCCACGATTTTCAAGTGGGCGCAGGAGGACGCAGCCAAGAAAGCCCCGAAAAAGGGCATACCCGATTATACCTGTAAGGAGGGCGAGAGCTTATGA
- a CDS encoding transposon-encoded TnpW family protein, translated as MTNTPKNDRSTRRPDCVTEIRIGNSVLVVSGYFKQDTTATAADKMLKVLEAEAATQKSAI; from the coding sequence ATGACCAACACCCCAAAGAATGACCGCAGCACCCGCCGCCCGGATTGCGTGACGGAAATCCGCATAGGTAATTCTGTCCTTGTCGTTTCCGGCTATTTCAAGCAGGACACCACCGCCACCGCCGCCGATAAAATGCTGAAAGTGCTGGAAGCGGAAGCTGCTACACAAAAATCGGCAATTTGA
- a CDS encoding DUF4368 domain-containing protein: MLRQTTRNLITALYPRLSHEDELQGESNSISNQKRILETYAKQNGFSNLQWYTDDGYSGANFQRPGFQAMLADIEAGKVGTVIVKDMSRLGRNYLQVGMYTEMIFPQKGVRFIAINDGVDSAQGDNDFAPLRNIFNEWLVRDTSKKIKAVKRSKGMSGKPVTSKPVYGYFMDEDENFIIDGEAAPVVRQIYSLCLAGNGPTKIARMLTEQEIPTPGTLEYRRTGSTRRYHPGYECKWATNTVVHILENREYTGCLVNFKTEKPSYKTKHSVENPIEKQAIFENHHEPIIDTQMWERVQELRKQRKRPNRYDEVGLFSGILFCADCGSVLYQQRYQNATRKQDCYICGSYKKRTRDCTAHFIRTDLLTAGVTDNLRKVTSYAAKHEARFMKLLIEQNEDGGKRRNAARKKELEAAEKRISELSAIFKRLYEDSVTGRISDERFTELSADYEAEQKELKERAAAIRAELSKAQEATVNAEKFMNVVRKYTSFEELTPTLLREFVEKIVVHECSYDENGTRRQDIDIYYSFVGKVDLPE, encoded by the coding sequence ATGTTAAGACAGACCACCCGAAACCTTATTACCGCCCTTTATCCGAGATTATCCCACGAGGACGAGCTGCAAGGTGAGAGCAATTCTATTTCAAACCAGAAGCGTATTCTTGAAACCTATGCGAAGCAGAACGGCTTTTCCAATCTGCAATGGTACACAGATGACGGTTATTCTGGGGCGAACTTCCAAAGACCCGGTTTTCAAGCCATGCTTGCGGACATTGAAGCCGGAAAAGTCGGCACCGTTATCGTCAAGGATATGTCACGGTTAGGGCGAAACTATCTGCAAGTGGGAATGTATACGGAAATGATTTTCCCACAGAAAGGCGTCCGCTTTATCGCTATCAATGACGGAGTGGACAGCGCACAGGGCGACAATGATTTTGCCCCTCTGCGGAACATTTTTAACGAATGGCTGGTGAGAGATACGAGCAAGAAAATCAAAGCAGTAAAACGGTCTAAGGGTATGAGCGGGAAGCCCGTCACGAGCAAACCCGTATACGGCTACTTTATGGACGAGGACGAAAATTTTATCATTGACGGGGAAGCCGCCCCTGTTGTGCGGCAGATTTACAGCTTGTGCCTTGCCGGGAACGGGCCGACCAAGATAGCCCGTATGCTCACAGAGCAGGAGATCCCCACGCCGGGAACGCTGGAATACCGTCGGACGGGAAGCACCCGCCGCTACCACCCCGGCTATGAGTGCAAGTGGGCGACCAATACCGTGGTACATATCCTTGAAAACAGGGAGTACACGGGCTGTCTGGTAAACTTCAAGACGGAGAAGCCGTCCTACAAGACCAAGCACAGCGTAGAGAACCCCATTGAGAAACAGGCGATTTTCGAGAACCACCATGAGCCTATCATTGACACCCAGATGTGGGAGCGTGTGCAGGAGTTACGCAAGCAGCGCAAACGCCCGAACCGCTATGATGAAGTGGGCTTATTCTCCGGCATACTCTTTTGTGCCGACTGCGGCAGCGTCCTTTACCAGCAGCGTTACCAGAACGCCACCCGCAAGCAGGATTGTTATATCTGCGGGAGCTACAAGAAGCGTACCCGTGACTGTACGGCGCACTTTATCCGCACCGACCTGTTGACCGCCGGAGTGACCGACAATCTGCGGAAAGTCACCAGCTATGCAGCGAAGCACGAAGCCCGGTTTATGAAGCTGCTGATCGAGCAGAACGAGGACGGGGGCAAGCGCAGGAACGCCGCAAGGAAAAAGGAGCTGGAAGCCGCCGAGAAGCGTATCAGCGAGTTATCCGCTATCTTCAAGCGGCTGTATGAGGACAGCGTGACCGGGCGCATTTCAGACGAGCGTTTCACGGAGCTGTCGGCAGACTATGAAGCCGAGCAGAAAGAACTGAAAGAGAGAGCCGCCGCTATCCGGGCAGAGCTTTCCAAAGCGCAGGAAGCCACGGTAAACGCAGAAAAGTTTATGAATGTTGTCCGCAAGTACACCAGCTTTGAAGAACTTACCCCTACCCTTTTGCGTGAGTTTGTGGAGAAAATCGTTGTGCATGAGTGCAGCTATGACGAGAACGGCACACGCAGACAGGACATTGATATTTATTACTCTTTCGTTGGCAAGGTAGACCTGCCCGAATGA
- a CDS encoding ATP-binding protein, with amino-acid sequence MTNGFDEMILNMTDTTPEPEDYTGEDGLLYCGKCHKPKEGYFPKETAAWLGRDRHPAECDCQRAEREEREAAEKQRSHLETVERLKRRGFTDPAMQGWTFENDNGKCPQMEHAHFYVENWETMKERNIGYLLWGGVGTGKSYFAGCIANALMEREIPVCMTNFALILGDLAASFEGRNEYISRLCSFPLLILDDFGMERGTEYGLEQVYNVIDSRYRSGRPLIVTTNLTLEDLQHPEDTAHARIYDRLIEMCSPVRFTGSNFRKATAQEKMGQLKKLMNRKESRL; translated from the coding sequence ATGACGAATGGATTTGATGAAATGATTTTGAATATGACCGACACCACGCCGGAGCCGGAGGACTACACCGGCGAGGACGGGCTTTTATACTGCGGGAAGTGCCACAAGCCCAAAGAGGGCTATTTCCCCAAAGAAACCGCCGCATGGCTGGGGCGTGACCGCCACCCGGCAGAATGTGACTGCCAGCGGGCAGAGCGTGAGGAACGGGAAGCCGCAGAGAAACAGCGCAGTCACCTTGAAACTGTCGAGCGGTTGAAGCGGCGGGGCTTTACAGACCCGGCTATGCAGGGCTGGACGTTTGAGAACGACAACGGCAAGTGCCCGCAAATGGAACACGCCCATTTCTATGTGGAGAACTGGGAAACCATGAAAGAGCGCAACATTGGCTATCTGCTATGGGGCGGCGTTGGCACAGGCAAGAGCTATTTTGCGGGCTGTATCGCAAATGCCCTTATGGAGCGTGAAATCCCCGTGTGCATGACAAACTTTGCATTGATATTGGGTGACCTTGCCGCCAGCTTTGAGGGCAGGAATGAATATATCTCCCGACTTTGCAGCTTCCCGCTGCTTATCCTTGACGATTTTGGAATGGAACGGGGAACGGAATACGGCTTAGAGCAGGTCTACAACGTGATTGACAGCCGTTACCGCAGCGGCAGGCCGCTGATCGTCACGACTAATCTCACGCTGGAGGACTTGCAGCACCCGGAGGACACCGCCCACGCCCGCATTTATGACCGTCTGATTGAAATGTGTTCTCCTGTCCGCTTTACCGGGAGCAACTTCCGAAAAGCCACGGCGCAGGAGAAAATGGGACAACTGAAAAAGCTGATGAACAGAAAGGAGAGCCGCCTATGA
- a CDS encoding Maff2 family protein — translation MRKRRIGTAKFFTLLLLLYHTSAKSQGMKQLMAGGGVALIGIVLVPLLSGLFG, via the coding sequence ATGCGCAAACGCCGGATAGGAACGGCAAAATTTTTTACACTTCTACTACTTCTTTATCACACATCAGCAAAGTCCCAGGGCATGAAGCAGCTCATGGCGGGCGGCGGTGTCGCACTGATCGGCATCGTACTGGTGCCGCTGCTTTCCGGTTTGTTTGGATAA
- a CDS encoding Maff2 family protein codes for MEFFNSAVDVLQTLVVALGAGLAIWGVINLLEGYGNHNPGAKSQGMKQLMAGGGVALIGIVLVPLLSGLFG; via the coding sequence ATGGAATTCTTTAACAGTGCAGTAGATGTACTTCAAACCCTCGTCGTCGCTCTCGGTGCAGGCCTTGCCATCTGGGGCGTCATCAACCTTCTTGAAGGCTACGGTAACCATAACCCCGGTGCCAAGTCCCAGGGCATGAAGCAGCTCATGGCGGGCGGCGGTGTCGCCCTGATCGGCATCGTACTGGTGCCGCTGCTTTCCGGTCTGTTCGGTTAA